The genomic DNA CGCCGATCTTGCGTGAGCTTATTGAACAAGGCGATGCCCATCTGATATCCTTCATGGATCACAGTCCAGGTCAAGGCCAATTCCGAGATGTGGAGACCTATCGCAACTACCTCTCTCATACTTACAAAACAAATGAGGACACGATTGAGGGGATTCTGACCCGCAAGCTGAAGGCAGCACAGGGGGCAATGGATCGCATGCGGTACCTGGCTGAAATAGCCCAACTCCACGGAGTACCAATCGCTAGTCACGACGACGACTCGCCGGAAAAGATTGCTACGGTGCAGGCGTTTGGCGCAGTCATCTCCGAGTTTCCGATCAACATAGAAACCGCCCGAGCCGCCCGCAAAAACGGCTTGGCAACCCTGTTCGGAGCACCCAATATTTTGCGCGGAAAATCCCAGTCGGGCAATATGCGAGCGCTTGATGCTGTCATCAACGGTGTAGCTGACTGCCTTTGCGGAGATTATTCCCCTGCTGCACTTTTGCCATCCATTATGCGTCTGCCTTCTCTTACAGATATTACCCTTAGCCAAGCTGTGGCCATGGTGACCGTCAATCCAGCGCGCGCCATAGGGTTGTCTGACCGTGGAGAGATAGCAATTGGCAAGCGAGCAGATCTTGTTGCTGTGAAAATGTATGGTTCTCTCCCTCATGTGGAAAAAGTCTGGAAAGACGGTAAGCTCGTAATCTCAGCAACATATAATCATGTTTAATGAAGATCGTAAGATGAAAGCCAATCTCATTTACATTATGGGAGCATCAGGTAGCGGCAAAGACAGCCTGATGCGTTACGCCCGGGAAAAACTTGCAAAGCACACCAACATCGTTTTCGCCCATCGCTACATCACCCGTCCAGCGGATGTAGGAGGTGAAAATCACGTGTCGCTCAGCCCTGATGAATTTTCCTCGCGGGTTGCGGCAGGACTTTTTGCCTTGCATTGGCAAAGTCACGGTTATTATTACGGGATCGGCATTGAAATCGATCTATGGCTTACAAGAGGCTTGACCGTAATTGTAAATGGCTCCCGTAAATACTTACAAAATGTGTACAATCGATATACTAACGTAGTGCCGATTTTGATCGAGGTTTCACCGGATATCCTACGATTAAGGCTTCAGAATCGAAACCGTGAAACCGGGGAACAGATTGAAAAACGTCTGCAACGTCACCAGATTCTGGCTAACGCCTGCGAGGGCTGTCTAAAAGTCAATAACGACGGACAGCTTAACGAAGGCGGTGACACTTTAATCGATCTCATCCTGCATTATTCCGTTAATGACTTTTTACACCCAGACAGGGGTATTCATCCATGAGCACACTGAAATCAGGGATCCTTCGATCATCCATGGAAGTTGGTTCAAGATATGACTTCAGGAATGGCCCAAAGCCACTGAAAAACACAGATGATTTGCGTTTAATCCTTCTGGGAACAGGCGATGCAGGTGGTGTGCCGCTTTATGGGTGCAAGTGTCCTGCCTGTGAACGGGCAAGGTTTGATCCCCGTTTCATAAGGCGTCCAAGCACGGCACTTGTTGAATCCAGAGGTACGCAGGTCTTAATCGACGCAGGGTTGGTCGATCTCGTCGAACGGTTTCCTCCCGGAAGCATAACCGCGATCCTGCTCACCCATTTTCACCCCGATCATGTACAGGGGCTGTTTCATCTCCGCTGGGGCAAAGGCCCGCGGATAGATGTCGGAGTACCTCCCGATCCGGAGGGTTGCGCCGACCTTTACAAAAACAACGGCTTGCTGAAGTTTCAGCGGCTCCAGGAA from Pseudodesulfovibrio thermohalotolerans includes the following:
- a CDS encoding alpha-D-ribose 1-methylphosphonate 5-triphosphate diphosphatase, which gives rise to MKQTLLTHARVVFPTEVVEDIAVLIEDGRIASIDPDRTEKTEIIDLDGRILIPGMIDLHCDALEKEIEPRPNVHFPLDFSCAQADKRNAVAGITTVFHALSFANHELGVRNNAFAAKIARAIRSFRLQALIDNRVHARYEVTDETAPPILRELIEQGDAHLISFMDHSPGQGQFRDVETYRNYLSHTYKTNEDTIEGILTRKLKAAQGAMDRMRYLAEIAQLHGVPIASHDDDSPEKIATVQAFGAVISEFPINIETARAARKNGLATLFGAPNILRGKSQSGNMRALDAVINGVADCLCGDYSPAALLPSIMRLPSLTDITLSQAVAMVTVNPARAIGLSDRGEIAIGKRADLVAVKMYGSLPHVEKVWKDGKLVISATYNHV
- the phnN gene encoding phosphonate metabolism protein/1,5-bisphosphokinase (PRPP-forming) PhnN; amino-acid sequence: MFNEDRKMKANLIYIMGASGSGKDSLMRYAREKLAKHTNIVFAHRYITRPADVGGENHVSLSPDEFSSRVAAGLFALHWQSHGYYYGIGIEIDLWLTRGLTVIVNGSRKYLQNVYNRYTNVVPILIEVSPDILRLRLQNRNRETGEQIEKRLQRHQILANACEGCLKVNNDGQLNEGGDTLIDLILHYSVNDFLHPDRGIHP
- the phnP gene encoding phosphonate metabolism protein PhnP, which translates into the protein MSTLKSGILRSSMEVGSRYDFRNGPKPLKNTDDLRLILLGTGDAGGVPLYGCKCPACERARFDPRFIRRPSTALVESRGTQVLIDAGLVDLVERFPPGSITAILLTHFHPDHVQGLFHLRWGKGPRIDVGVPPDPEGCADLYKNNGLLKFQRLQEFSPALFGDVRATPVPLMHSKMTFGYCLEAASARIAYLCDTVGLPSDSIEFLKQWQPDCVILDCCYPPLGRKPRNHNDVHTVLESADAIGAKRVILTHVGHELDLWLMDHAGTLPRHVAVGRDGMVIDDRNTEPSR